The Candidatus Aminicenantes bacterium nucleotide sequence ACGGCGGAGACGAATTTACCGTCATCCTGCCTGAAATCTCGGAGAAGGAAGCCCTGCCGGTGTGCCGCCGGATCATGAAATCAATCGCCGCTTGCGAGTTTCAGTCGTTTGAAAAAAAGGCCATCGGGCCGCTGAGCGTGACCATCGGCATCGCCTCCTTCCCGACCCACGCTGTCGTCGGCAGGGAATTGATCGAAAAGGCCGACCAGGCCATGTATTCCGGAAAAAGGGCCGGCAAAAACTGCATCTGCATTTTTGGCGACGAGATCAATATTCTGCACTGAGCGCAAGCGGAATAAAAAAAAGCGGATGAAGGCCGGCGTTTATTTGCCCAGCGTGGCTACCATGACCGCCTTGATCGTATGCACCCGGTTCTCGGCTTGGGGGAAAACCTGGGCGTGTTTGCTTTCGAAGATTTCCTCGCTCACTTCGCAGATGTCGGGGAACTGCTTGGCCAGCTTTGTTTCGCTGTTGTGGAAGGCGGGCAAGCAGTGGAGGAAGGTGCATTCCGGGTTGCCGGTCTGGTCGAACAATTTGCGGTTGATCTGGTAGCCTTTCAGCAGTTTGATGCGTTCGGGGATCTGTTCCTCTTCGCCCATCGACGCCCAGACATCGGTGTAGACCACGTCGGCGCCCTTGACGCCGGCGCCGATGTCGTCGGTGATGGTGATGATGGCGCCCCTTTCCACGGCGAACTCGCGGCATTCGTTGACCAGTTCCCTGGCCGGGAAGAGCGTTTTGGGGGCGACGATGCGGAAATCCATGCCCATTTTGGCGGCGCCGATCATCAGCGAATTGGCCATGTTGTTGCGGCCGTCTCCCACGTAGACGAAGGTGATGCCCTTCAGGCGTCCCTTGACCTCGAGCACGGTCATGAAGTCGGCCAGCACCTGGGTCGGATGGTAGAGATCGGTCAGGCCGTTCCAGACCGGCACGCCGGCGTATTGCGCCAGTCCCTCCACGGTTTCGTGCTTAAAGCCGCGGAACTGGATGCCGTCGAACATGCGGCCCAGGACTCGGGCCGTGTCCTTGACCGTTTCTTTCTTCCCCAGCTGGATGTCGTCCTTGCCGAGGTATTCGGGATGAGCGCCCTCGTCGACGCAGGCCACCACGAAGGCGCAGCGGGTGCGGGTCGATGGCTTTTCGAATATCAGGGCGATGTTCTTCCCCTCCAGGTTTTTCCCCCTCAGCCCGGCGTACTTGTCCTGTTTCAATTTGATGGACAATTGCAGCAGGAAATCGATCTCCTCCGGGGTGTTGTCTTTCATGGACAGAAAATGTCTTCCTTTCAGGTTGAATGGCATGGGTTGACCTCCAAGAAAACCCATATTACCGCAAATCGTTCATTTTGGCAACTGGGCGCGGGCATCGTTTCTTGACAGGCGCCGCCGCTTTTGCTATAGTACGTGCGACCGATTCCGGTCGACACCGATGAACCAGGACGACGTCGAAATAAAAATCATCACGCGCGCGGATCGCGATTCCGTTAAAAAACTGTACCAGGAAGCCGGCTGGTGGCAGCAGGAAGACGATACGGCCGACGGCTGCGCCTGGATCGATACCCTGGTACGCCAATCCTTTTGTTTTGTCGGCGCTTTCCGCGGCGGCGAACTGATCGGCATGGGCCGGGCCGTCTCCGACGGGATCAGCGACGCCTACATCCAGGACGTGGTGGTCCAGCATCAGTTCCGCCAGGCCGGGATCGGCCAGCGCATCATCGAAAAAATAGTCGACTACCTGCGCGACCGCCGCATCGGCTGGATCGGCCTGATCGCCGAGCCGGGCACGCGCCCCTTCTACCAGCGCCTCGGGTTTGCCGCCCTGGAGGGCTACACGCCCATGAAGCTGGGCGAAAAAAAAGAAAACCCATGCTGAAAGTCAAGCTGGATGATTTTTCCCCGGTTCGGCTCGCCGACAAGAAGACCATCCTGCCGCTGCTGCTGGCCAACGACATTTTTTTCTGCGACTACAGCTTCGCCAACCTGTTCATGTGGGGCGATATCTTCAAGACGCGCTGGCTGTTCCTGGAAAACCGGCTCTGGATCTACAACGGCTACGATGACCTGATGCTGATGCCGGTGGGCAAGGCGCTGACGCTGCCCGGACTGGTCGCGGCCTCCGACATGCTGCGGCGCGCGGGCAAGAGCGGCAACTTCGTCCTGGTCGACCCGGATTTTGTCAAGGACAATCCCCGCCTGGGCGATTTCTTCAAGGTGACCATCGACCTGGACAACGGCGATTACATCTATGCCAGCCAAAAGCTGGTCGATCTCGCCGGCAACAAGCTGCACAAAAAACGCAACCTGATCAACCAGTTCCTGGCTCTGTACCCCGATTACGTCAGCCTGCCGCTCCAGCCTTCCGACCTGGACGCCTGCCTGGAGTTGTCCGAGAAATGGTGCCGGATGCGCACCTGCGTGGAAAACGATTTCAACCACGAGACATCGGCGCTGAAACGGGCATTGGGCAACTTCGGCGACCTGGAGCTGCAGGGCTTGAAGATTTCCGTCGGCAACGAGATGGCCGCTTTTTCGGTCTTCTCGCAACTGAGCAGCAACATGGCTGACGTGCACTTTGAAAAATTCGCCCCCGAGCTCAAGGGCATCGGCCAGCTGATCAACTGGGAAACGGCGAAGGCACTTTCCCCCAGGTACAAGTACATCAACCGCGAGCAGGACTTGGGTATCGAGGGGTTGCGCCAGGCCAAGAAGTCGTACGACCCGGAATATATCGTCAGCGCCTATTTACTGGAAAGAATAAAATAGCCCGCCGCGGGTTTATTGCTCGGGCTCGCGCGAGATCACCCCTTTTTCGATCAGCAGGTCCATCTGTTTGTTCACCAGGTCGGCGAAGCGCAGGAAATGGGGGATGGTCATGTGGGCGTAGGTATGGATGTTGACCCGGGTGGGTTCCTTCACGTCGCGGATGCCCATGCCCAGGCAGATCTCCTCGGGGTTGACGTTGAAGGAGACCAGGTTGGCGTAGACATGCTCGGCATAAAGGTCGATGATCTCTATTTTT carries:
- the argF gene encoding ornithine carbamoyltransferase — its product is MPFNLKGRHFLSMKDNTPEEIDFLLQLSIKLKQDKYAGLRGKNLEGKNIALIFEKPSTRTRCAFVVACVDEGAHPEYLGKDDIQLGKKETVKDTARVLGRMFDGIQFRGFKHETVEGLAQYAGVPVWNGLTDLYHPTQVLADFMTVLEVKGRLKGITFVYVGDGRNNMANSLMIGAAKMGMDFRIVAPKTLFPARELVNECREFAVERGAIITITDDIGAGVKGADVVYTDVWASMGEEEQIPERIKLLKGYQINRKLFDQTGNPECTFLHCLPAFHNSETKLAKQFPDICEVSEEIFESKHAQVFPQAENRVHTIKAVMVATLGK
- a CDS encoding GNAT family N-acetyltransferase, encoding MNQDDVEIKIITRADRDSVKKLYQEAGWWQQEDDTADGCAWIDTLVRQSFCFVGAFRGGELIGMGRAVSDGISDAYIQDVVVQHQFRQAGIGQRIIEKIVDYLRDRRIGWIGLIAEPGTRPFYQRLGFAALEGYTPMKLGEKKENPC
- a CDS encoding phosphatidylglycerol lysyltransferase domain-containing protein, which encodes MLKVKLDDFSPVRLADKKTILPLLLANDIFFCDYSFANLFMWGDIFKTRWLFLENRLWIYNGYDDLMLMPVGKALTLPGLVAASDMLRRAGKSGNFVLVDPDFVKDNPRLGDFFKVTIDLDNGDYIYASQKLVDLAGNKLHKKRNLINQFLALYPDYVSLPLQPSDLDACLELSEKWCRMRTCVENDFNHETSALKRALGNFGDLELQGLKISVGNEMAAFSVFSQLSSNMADVHFEKFAPELKGIGQLINWETAKALSPRYKYINREQDLGIEGLRQAKKSYDPEYIVSAYLLERIK